NNNNNNNNNNNNNNNNNNNNNNNNNNNNNNNNNNNNNNNNNNNNNNNNNNNNNNNNNNNNNNNNNNNNNNNNNNNNNNNNNNNNNNNNNNNNNNNNNNNNNNNNNNNNNNNNNNNNNNNNNNNNNNNNNNNNNNNNNNNNNNNNNNNNNNNNNNNNNNNNNNNNNNNNNNNNNNNNNNNNNNNNNNNNNNNNNNNNNNNNNNNNNNNNNNNNNNNNNNNNNNNNNNNNNNNNNNNNNNNNNNNNNNNNNNNNNNNNNNNNNNNNNNNNNNNNNNNNNNNNNNNNNNNNNNNNNNNNNNNNNNNNNNNNNTTGGGAATGCAACTAATCTCCAGTTTCTATCTCTTAGTAATTGTTCAAGTTTAGTGGAGCTTCCCTCTTCTATTGGAAATGCCATTCATCTCAAGAAGTTGGATCTCAGTGGATGTTCAAGTTTGATAGAGCTTCCTTCCTCTATTGGGAATGCAACTAATCTCCAGTTTCTATCTCTTAGTAATTGTTCAAGTTTAGTGGAGCTTCCCTCTTCTATTGGAAATGCCATTCATCTCAAGAAGTTGGATCTCAGTGGATGTTCAAGTTTGATAGAGCTTCCTTCCTCTATTGGGAATGCAACTAATCTCCAGTTTCTATCTCTTAGTAATTGTTCAAGTTTAGTGGAGCTTCCCTCTTCTATTGGAAATGCCATTCATCTCAAGAAGTTGGATCTCAGTGGATGTTCAAGTTTGATAGAGCTTCCTTCCTCTATTGGGAATGCAACTAATCTCCAGTTTCTATCTCTTAGTAATTGTTCAAGTTTAGTGGAGCTTCCCTCTTCTCTTGGGAATGCAACTAATCTCCAGTTTCTATCTCTTAGTAATTGTTCAAGTTTAGTGGAGCTCCCCTCTTCTCTTGGGAATGCCATAAGAAACCTCAAGGAATTGGATTTTAGTAGATGCTCAAGTTTAGTGGGAGTCCCTTCCTCTATTGGAAACGCCACTAATCTCAACCGTTTGGATTTTAGTGATTGCTCAAGTTTAGTGGGAGTCCCTTCCTCTATTGGAAACGCCACTAATCTCAACCGTTTGGATTTTAGTGATTGCTCAAGTTTAGTGGGAGTCCCTGCCTCTATTGGAAACCACCAAAAACTAGACTCTTTGATTTTGAGAGAATGTTGCAAGCTGGAGGCTCTTCCTGTCAACATCAACTTGAAATTTCTGACAACACTTGATCTCACTGATTGCTCCTTGATGAAATGTTTTCCTGAGATCTCGACAAACATCGAATATATGTATCTCACTGGAACTGCGATTAAGCAAGTGCCTTCATCGATCAGCTTGTGGCCTCGTCTAATTGACTTGCATATGTCATACAGCGAGAACCTCAAGGAGTTCCCTCATGTTCTTGACACCATGACAGTTTTGGTTATGAGCAACACAGAAATACAAGAGATTCCTCCTTGGATCAAGAGAATCTCTCGTCTTCGTCGGCTTGTACTCACAGGATGCAAGAAGCTTTTGTCACTCCCACAGCTTCCAAGTTCATTATCACAGTTAGACGCAAAAGATTGTGAGTCTCTGGAGAGACTAGACTGCTCCTTTCTTAATCAAAAGATTTCTCTCAACTTCGCCAAATGCTTCAAACTGAATAAAGAAGCGAGAGACGTCATCATCCAGACATCGACTAATGATGTAACGATCTTACCCGGTAAAGAAATGCCTAACTACTTCAATTATCAAGCTAATGGAGGTTCCCTAGTAATGAAGTTGAACGAGAGGCCTTCACCTTCATCAAAGATATGGAAGGCTTGCATATTGCTGGTTAGTAAAGATGAGGTTGAAGCTGGTATAGGACAAACGGTGCGTGTACATCATGGGATCAAACAGAATAGCCTCGATGTCCCGTGCCTCCCAAGTCTCCACATTCTGTTTCCCCCTTTAACGGAACATATGTACATCTTTGAACTCGAAGCAGACGTGACTTCAGACGAACTTTGCTTTGAGTTCAGGGTCAACGAAAAAGAATGGATGATAAAAGAATGTGGAGTGCATTACGTTAATACCAGTTGATACATGTAATATTGTGTTTTTTGTGTATGATTATCAGTCATCCTGTTCTGGTGGGTTATGAGGAACCGATTGTCTCATACATTTAGGTTATCTTTCTAAATGAGCATCAAATCAGAATCATTATCTGGTTATCATTGTTATATTATCATCTGGATAACCAACAACCTAACCACGCACACATCTGCAAACATATCATCAGTAAGCCTCAAAAGAACAGCTACTAAAGACCAATTCTTTTGTTTACACATAACCACCATTAACAGGAATGATCTGACCGTTGATCCACTCACCACCATCACCAGCCAAGAACCCAACGAGAGGCACCACGTCTCTGACTTCGCCGACTCTCCCAAAAGGATTCTCTGCGGCTATCTTCTCCACAACCTCCGAGCTCTTTCCTTCATAGAACATCTCAGTGGCTATGGGTCCTGGAGCTACACAGTTTGCAGTGATCGCTGTTCCTTTGAGCTCTTTCGCAAGGATCTTGACCATCGTTTCCACAGCTGCTTTTGATGACGCATAGGCGCCGAATCCAGGCTTCAAACCTCGGGTCATGGAAGATGTGAGGAGTATGATCCGACCACCGCCTCCTTGTTTGAGCCTATTGGCAGCTTCCTTGCTGCACAGGAAAGCCCCTTTTGTATTGACACTACACAGTCCATAAGAAACAAAATAAACAAAGAACAAAGATTAAAAACAGAAGTAGCAGCGAATGAAAGAATAAACCTTTGATTCGAAATTAGACTTACACATCTCAAGAACACAAGACATGTTTCATTTGATTCGAAATTAAGACGTAGAGTTTACAACAACATTGGTACATAGAATGTATTAGGAGCAATGGTTGAGAAACGAAATAACATTTGAAATGACACTCAAGGAATCATTTTTCTTAACTCAAAAAAAAAAAAAAACAGAACCTATCACATTTGATTCGAATTCAGACATAATCATCATCTCACTGTAATTAACGAACTGAAACTTTTTTTTTGCTTACTTTTCGACTATTTAGATTCGAATCTGCAGCGTACCTGAACGTGCGATCGAAATCTTCGACTGATGTGTTTGCGATCGAAGGGTACTTAGGATCGAGGACTCCCGCCGAGTTAACCAGAATATGAACCGGCGACTCGAAGGCGCTCTCCGCCGCATCGAACAGAGACGTCACATGGCTTGGCTCTGAAACGTTGGCCTGAACCACGATGGCTCTTGGTCCGTTTCCGGTAATGGCGGGAAGTTCGTTGATCTCCGCCGCGACGAGCTCGGCGTCAGACGATTTAGTTGTGTAATTGATGACGAGTCTAGCACCGAGTTCAGCGAGGTGGATCGCTATTGCTCTTCCGATGCCACGGGAAGAGCCGGTGACAATGGCGACTCTCCCGGCGAGAGGAGGCGATTGTGCAGCCATTACGATGGTTTCGATGAAGAGAAGAAAAAATTACGAATTCGACTCTTTATTTATTTATTTTTCTTTTGCAACAATTATTTAAGAAGAACGAAGAAGCCAAATCAAATTTTTGTTGTTAACCAAGGCCTATTAGCTTATTTAAAATGGCGCCAGAAATGAAAAAAATAATCAAAATTTGTTAACCACTCTTCTGTTTACACTTAAGCCTTGATTATTCATATAGATTTTACCTTTTAGTTTTTAAATTTTAGTTTTTGAATTTTAGTTTATAAATTTGTTGTTTTCAATCTTGTTTTGTAGATTTTTTTATTTTTAATATCCAGAAGCCCAGACACTCTGTCTAACCGGGAATCGCGAACACGGAAAGAGCATACACATCACAAGACGCGCGCGAGAAGAAGAGGGAGCGTGTTCTGCACCGATCCACTCCGGAGCTGACACGTGTCGAAGAATGCCCCAACATGTTTTGCTGTCGTGTAGGGCTGTGCTTTGATCACAAGGCAACTTTATTTAATAAGATATTTTTTTAATTATTGTTATTACGTTTTTGAGTTTGGTACAATAATTCTTAATCCGAAATAATTAAATAGAGAATTTTCTTCAAAATATGATTTTTGAAAATATATAAAATGAAAATATTACTTAGTTTACAAAATTTTAACCTAGTTTTGTCATATTTAATTTACATAATACTTCAATTTTAATATAATAGAATAGAATATAAATATATATATTGTTTAAAAATAGCATAGAATTTTTCATTTTTTAATTACGATAAAATTTGACTAATATTAATTTATAATAATATTATGTTACTAATTAGAGAATTAATTTATGCATTATATCATAAAAATATTTAAAATTTTTAATAGATTTTTGTTAGATTTTTCTTAACAAATTTTGTTATAATTAAAAATGAAACTCAAATTTTATTGTTAAAACTCGTTTATTATTAATATCCTTATTTATTATTATGTTATATTTTATAATTAATGAAATGATAATATAACTTTACAAAAATAGTAACGTTATGAAACTCTATTTTAATAGAATAGATACATGCAATTTTTAGAACTAATTAAATATCATAATACACAGAGATTGCATAAATTTTTATAATAATATCACAATTTTGAGAAACAAAATACTATAAATTTTGTAAGCAACACCTTTAAATTTTTTGTGTCAATCTTATCTCATGTGTATCAATCATAATGTATATGTACCATGATATAAAATTATTTTAGTAATCACTTGGACATGTTAAATTATCAAAGAAAATAATATTTTTTGGACTTCTTCGTCAGTCACACAAGGCCGCATTATGTGTTGAAAATATATATTAATCGTCTGTCTTACTTTAACATAAGCTCCAATTCTATGGTTTATTTATGGTTGGAGGTTGGTAAAACTAAATGCAGTTTTACCGGTCTGCACCTGCTAGCAAGATTACATCAATTACAATACGTCATTACATTTATAATATGCTTCTCTCCCCTCCCGGCTCTCCGGCCTCTCTCTCTCTCCCCGGCGACCTCTCTCTCTCTCCGGCCTCTCTCCTCGGGAGGGGAGAGAGCCTCTCTCCCCGGGCACCTCCCCGTGCATCTCTCCCCGTGCACCTCTCCCTGTGCACCTCTCTCCTCCCCGCACCTCTCCGCCTCTCTCCGGGCGCCCTCTCCCCTGCACCTCTCCCCGTGCAGCTCTCCCTCTCGCCGGCCACCTCTCCCCGGGCTCTTTCCTCCCTGCGCTCTCCTCCTCTCCCCGCGCCTCTCCTCCTCTCTCCGGTGTGGCGCCTCTCCCCGGGGCACCTCCCCCCGTGCACCTCTCCACCCGTGCACCTCTCCCCCTATGCACCTCACCTCTCCCTGTGCACACCTCTCCCCGTTCACCGGGACCACTCACACCCCGGGACGCCACTCCCCGGGATGCGCCCGGCGGCCACTGCGCCCGGGACGCCACTCCCCGGGATGCGCCTTAAAAAAAAAACATATGGCGATTGTGCAGCCATTACGATGGTTTCGATGAAGAGAAGAAAAAAATACGAATTCGACTCTTTATTTATTTATTTTTCTTTTGCAACAATTATTTATTTATTTAAGAAGAAGAAGCCAAATCAAAATTTTGTTGTTAACCAAGGCCTATCAGAGCATCTCTAATGGTTACCACCATTGGAATTGTTAAGAATATTAAACCTTTTTTTGAATAGTTAAGAATTCTAATAAAAAAAAAAGAGTGTCTAGTGGTGTTCTTCAATTTGAAATCCTTAAGAATAAAAAACTAAAAAAATTTAAAAACATGTGAAATTAAATTTTTTATTTTTTGCATAATTAACCATCCTTAAGAATTAAAAAATAATAAATTTTAAAACATATGAAATTTAAAATTTTATTTATTGCATGATTAAATATAAAGATACAATACTTATTATTATTCATCACCAAATTTGTTCCAAATATTTTCAATTAAATCATTCTTCAATTGGTCATGTGTTTCTGTCTCGCGAACCTGAACCCGATTGGCACGCATTTCATTGATGCTTGGAGGGATGTCCGTACCACGAGACTTATGCACCCGTGAACTGCTGGTTGCATCTCCTTCTTCAAATTCAGATGTAACGTAGCAAGTGTTGTATCCATCTCGTTCATTTTCGATTATCATATTGTGTAGTATGATACATGCTCCCATAGTCTTTCCTATCTTTTCCGGGTCCCATGAAAGAGCCGGATTTTTCACAATCGCAAATCGAGCTTGCAAAACTCCAAAAGCCCGCTCCACATCTTTTCGGGTTGATTCTTGAATTTTAGCAAATAACTTTGCTTTAGGACCTTGAGGGACTGAGATATATTGGATAAATGTTGACCAGTTTGGATAGATACCGTCTGTGAGGTAGTACGCCAAATTATACATGTGTCCGTTGACCACGTACTCTACCCTCGGAGCTCGACCTTGTATAATGTCATCAAAAACAGGACACCGATGAAGTAATCATTCCATAATCGGTTGTGCCCTCTTTCGCGGTCTCGTTCTATATAAGCACGTTTCTTCTGCTTTTTGGGTTGGGCTTCCACTATGTTGTTGTAGGTTTCGTCTATGATTTCGTCGAGAATTTTGTCCAATCTTTCTTCCACTTCATCGGATGACGATGATGACATTTTAGGCTTTCACTTACTGATTTGCTAATCCCTCCTGGATAAAAAAAAATGAAGCAAGTTTGTTATTTTAAAAACAAATCAAGCTTGAAATATAATGTAAACAAAGCATGATATTCTAAATATACTAATTGACATAACGTAGTTATGAAATGATGTAACAAAAGCTTGTTTTGAAAAAACAATAAGTGAAAACTGATCAAGCCAAATAGCAAGAGCCGACATCATCCCAAAAGGAGATTATAAGTGAAAACTGATCAAGCCAAATATTCTTATTTTTGGAGTAAGAGAAAACTGATCAAGCCAAATAGCAAGAGCCGACATCATCCCAAAAGGAGATTATAAGTGAAAACTGATCAAGCCAAATATTCTTATTTTTGGAGTTAAACAGAATGAACTTTTGATTAAAAGAGATGCAACTTGTCTGGAGTTAAAGGCCGAGATAACAAGTACCTAGAGATTACAAGCTCGTACGAAGAGATTACAAGTTCATACGAGGAAAGAAAGCTAAGGAAACAAAGCAAAGGAGATACATAGCTAAAACAACAAAACAGCTTCATTTATAGAAGTGAAACAGAACAGTCCGTGACTTGGAAAACAACACTCTGTGACTTGGAAAACAAACAGAACAGTCTGTGACTTGGAAAACAACACCCGTGACTTCGTTCAGACCCGTGACTTCATTCGCACCTGTGACCTTGTACTGAACCTGCAAGAACAAATAAGATAAGAGTTAGCAAAGTATAATAGTTTCACAACAAATAACTACTCAAAACAACATTAATACCTTAAACTAGTCTACTGAACATCATAACATCTCAGACATAAGTTTGAGTTTTAAAGATGTTTCCATCTCAGAGAGTGGATCATTTTTGGCAAGTAAATGCTCAAGCACTTTGTGTTTAGATATTTTGTCTTTCATTTCCAAAATACCGTGTAACTTTTCCAACTCCTCTTCTCTACCACTCTTCTTCCTCTTACTAGTAGTAGCTTTAGCAGCCTTGACACCAATAGGTCTAGCCTCTCCTGCTCCCACTGCCTCTTCTCCATCAACCTCCACCGCTTGTTTGCGCTTTTCCTTCACACTGTCCTTAGCGAGAAAGGTGGAGCACCATTTCTTGTCATGCCTCAGCTCCCTCCACGGATGTTCTAGGTTGAACTTGATGGAGTAGTCATTGTAGAAGATATCTAGGGCGGCTTTCATCACATCATCATCATTTTGACCACTTCTCTGCTCCCTCAGAGCCGCTTCAAAGCATCCAACAAACTTGCAGACTTGCTCGTTAATCCTAGCCCACCTCTGCTTACACTGACCAAGCTCTCTAGGTGTTGTCCCAACCAGTTCAGGGCTTGAGTTGTAGTAGTCTTGAATCCTCTTCCAGAAAGTACCAACTTTCTGCTCGTTGCTCACCACAGGGTCTTTACTGGTATTAAGCCATGCACCAATAAGGATTTTATCCTCTTTCGGAGACCATTTCCTCCTCTCCTTGACAGCAGACTGATCAGAACCAGGGGTGGAATCGATGGCTATGGAATGCTCTGTACTAAACCAAACAGGTTCGGGTGAATCAAGGTCAAAGGACGATTGGTTATTGAGTAGGTTAACAAAACCAGGGGTGGTATCCATGGTTCTACAATGCTCTGTGTCACTCTACTAGCATCACAGAGCCTTAAGTAAGCGATTTTCTATCTAAGTTACATTTAAAACCAATCAATGAAGAGGAGTTAGGAAGCTAGAAAACAATGCACATACATTTAAACCTATCAACTCAGAGGAGTTAGGAAGGTAGAAAGAAATTAAGTAGCATTTAACACCAACCAAATCGGAGTTTTTGCCTTTGAAAATATTTTCTCTTTGATTTTTAGTTAGTTCCGAGTTTAAACATTTTAGCTACAATATGTTAAATATTTATACATACAACTACTCAACGTTTTTAATTATTCAAAGAAAAGAGAGTTGGAAGTTGTTTGTACATTACCTTCTAAAGGTCAGACACTCGCATTTTCAGCCTCTGAAGCTCTTCCTGAACACACATGAGATAAAAGAGTCAAGAGTTTTTAAAAACAGATGTAACAACAATGAGAAGCAGAAGGAAATAAACTAACCAGGCTTTCTGTTAGGACGTTGTCCTTCTCTTCAATCCACTTGAACATGACCACCATACATATTAGAAATAATACAGTAACCATCACACAAACAACCAATGGACAGCCATTTGTAATCCCAGATTTCTTCTTAGCTAACTCCCCCACAGTCTTCTCTACCTTAACCAGCTTCTCACTCTCATTAGCTTGATCCTTAAGCTCCCTAAGTTGTCTCTGATAGTCACCCAACTCCTCCATGACCGCCACATCCCACCATTTCCAAACATGGCAGTCTCCATCATCCGCATTCTCACAAGTGAAGTACCTTCTCCCTGAATCTTTGCTTGTGTAAGTTGTTGCAACAACAGGCTCACCACCACAGTAGCAGATCTTGGGGATTCCATCATCAGCCTCAGGTTGAGGAGGGTACTGAACCGGCTGTACTATATTGTGGCTACTCTCAGCTTCATCCGCGTAGATATCAGCTTCTGCTTGAAGAAGCGAAGTTAAATCTATATCACACTCCTCTGATGATGAAGGCTGGCTGTAGCTGTATTGTCTCATGTTTCCTTAACCTGAAAGAATAGCAACACAGTCGTTAATACAAAGCACATAATGTCAATATTTGTATAAGAATCGGAAACCCTAAGCTCAACAGACTCAGAGCACATAAACGATTGAAAGCCTAATCAGACTCAAAGCTCAACATACTCGGAGCACATAAGAGAAGAAGATTACTCTAGTGTATACCCTAATCGATTGAAAGCCTAATCGTTTTGAAACCCTCAGTACAAACGAAAATAACCCCCAATCGATTGAAACCCTTATCATTTTCAAACTTATTGTTTTGAAACCCTCAGTACAAACAAAAATATCCCCCAATCGGTTAAAAAACCCTTATCGTTTTGAAATCTTGATTACAAAGGAAAGAATCCCCAAATCGATTGAAACACAAATCATTTTCAAACCCTAAATTTTCTCGAAAATATCTTTAAATCGATTGAAAACCCAAATCTCAACCCTAATTTGCGAGGAAAACAACATAAAACCTTATGTAAATCCATAAATCAACAAGACGAACCTTCGATTAACCTTCTTTAGCCTCGACAGCAAAATCGCCTTATCGTCCAATCTCACTTTTTTTCTCGTGTTGAGTCGAAATGAGACGAAGACGCGAAACCCATCAGTCGACAGAACCAATTGACGATGCCATGTCAACAAGGACCAACTCATTTTAATCCTTAACTACGGACTGCTCCTTACCTTATTGCCGTTAAATATTAGTATTATATTCCTAATAGCTAAGGATTATGGCTTAAGGATTGGTCATAATACCCCGTTGTTGATGGTCTTAGCTTATTTAAAATGGCGCCAAAAATGGAAAAAAATAATCAAAATTTGTTAACCACTCTTCTGTTTATACTTAAGCCTTGATTATTTATATAGATTTTACCTTGTAGTTTTTAAATTTTGAATTTTAGTTTATTAATTTGTTGTTTTCAATCTTGTTTTGAAGATTTTTTTTATTTTTCAAATGATAATTTTATTTTAATATTACATAATAATCCACCATCACCATGAATGATTTGAACAATTGACCCATTAACTGAAATTTTGCCACTTGATTGCATCGGAATGATACATTGTATTTTAGACAAAAATAAAAGAATGATTATGAAAAAAATAAGGAAATACAAATCAAACAATAGTAAGAATTTTTTGTTTACTTAATGGAAATTGATCAAGTGTAATTGACAATGATCCTCCAACCGTAATTTAGTTAGATACTAGAGTTTGATCCGCACATTCGTGCGAATATTTTCAATATGTGGATATTCTTCATTTTATAAACGTTTAATATTGATATTACCATGAACATTTTAAATATATGATTTATATTTTAGTATTCTATATTGTGTGAGTCTTTAGTTTTATTGTTTAGGTTTCTTAATTCATTATTAATATACAGTGATTTATTTTATATATTTTATTTTTTTTCATTAATTGTTATTACGTTTTTAAGTTTGGTACAATAATTTTTAATTTGAAATAATCAAATAGAGAATTTTCTTCAAAATATGATTTTTGAAAATATATAAAATGAAAATATTACTTAGTTTACAAAATTTTAACCTAGTTTTGTCATATTTAATTTACATAATACTTCAATTTTAATATAATAGAATAGAATATAAATATATATATTTTTAAAAAATAGCATAGAATTTTTCATTTTTTAATTACAATAAAATTTCACTAATATTAATTTATAATAATATTATGTTACTAATTAGAGAATTAATTTAAAATTGTATCATAAAATATTTAAAAAATTTAATAGAATTTTGTTTGTTACATTTTTCTTAACAAACTTTGTTAAAATTAAAAATGAAACTCAATTTTATTGTTAAAACTGGTTTATTAATAATATCCTTATTTATTATTATGTTATATTTTATAATTAATGATATCCTTATTTATTATTATGTTATATTTTATAATTAATGAAATGATAATATAACTTTATGAAAATAGTAACTCTATTTAAATAGAATAGATAAATGCAATTTTTAAAACTAATTAAATATCATAATACACAGGGATTGCATAAATTTTTATAATAATATCACAATTTTGAGAAAAAAATACTATAAAATCACAATCCCTGGGCTCTCTCCCCGTGTTGCATCTCT
This sequence is a window from Brassica oleracea var. oleracea cultivar TO1000 chromosome C1, BOL, whole genome shotgun sequence. Protein-coding genes within it:
- the LOC106335188 gene encoding short-chain type dehydrogenase/reductase-like, with the translated sequence MAAQSPPLAGRVAIVTGSSRGIGRAIAIHLAELGARLVINYTTKSSDAELVAAEINELPAITGNGPRAIVVQANVSEPSHVTSLFDAAESAFESPVHILVNSAGVLDPKYPSIANTSVEDFDRTFSVNTKGAFLCSKEAANRLKQGGGGRIILLTSSMTRGLKPGFGAYASSKAAVETMVKILAKELKGTAITANCVAPGPIATEMFYEGKSSEVVEKIAAENPFGRVGEVRDVVPLVGFLAGDGGEWINGQIIPVNGGYV
- the LOC106341017 gene encoding glutathione S-transferase T3-like, which gives rise to MDTTPGFVNLLNNQSSFDLDSPEPVWFSTEHSIAIDSTPGSDQSAVKERRKWSPKEDKILIGAWLNTSKDPVVSNEQKVGTFWKRIQDYYNSSPELVGTTPRELGQCKQRWARINEQVCKFVGCFEAALREQRSGQNDDDVMKAALDIFYNDYSIKFNLEHPWRELRHDKKWCSTFLAKDSVKEKRKQAVEVDGEEAVGAGEARPIGVKAAKATTSKRKKSGREEELEKLHGSVQGHRCE
- the LOC106335358 gene encoding uncharacterized protein At1g43920, Chloroplastic-like, encoding MRQYSYSQPSSSEECDIDLTSLLQAEADIYADEAESSHNIVQPVQYPPQPEADDGIPKICYCGGEPVVATTYTSKDSGRRYFTCENADDGDCHVWKWWDVAVMEELGDYQRQLRELKDQANESEKLVKVEKTVGELAKKKSGITNGCPLVVCVMVTVLFLICMVVMFKWIEEKDNVLTESLEELQRLKMRVSDL